From the Gemmatimonadota bacterium genome, one window contains:
- a CDS encoding mandelate racemase/muconate lactonizing enzyme family protein, protein MSNDHEDRASRIRVTGLTAIPIGVKGYVKVETNAGITGWGEINNMDTKVTCALAESLSELIIGENPTRTEHLWQRMFRAHRNIRNGGLMVHTISAIDMALWDICGKLHGVPVYRLLGGPCRDKIWMYPSPKAIKTGPGGAQYFAGTPAEIEAIVQKIKDAREKVGHDGAVMFDAHSCLPPPLVRQFAGYLKSDDLLFLEEAWVPGNIENMKKVREMVPVPLATGERDRTIWEVREILEAQVIDVLQPDCGHGGGITQMKKVAALAEAHFVPIAPHCTMSHLGLTASLHVAASVPMFLIHEGYAGVLPEDVAIKTWEMDDEGYVSLPEGPGLGVEVNEARAIEVGKSPARPFEWPNARLRDGAVSDY, encoded by the coding sequence ATGAGCAATGATCACGAAGACAGAGCATCGCGTATTCGCGTTACGGGGTTGACTGCGATACCGATTGGGGTGAAGGGATATGTCAAGGTCGAGACGAATGCCGGGATTACGGGCTGGGGTGAGATCAATAACATGGATACAAAGGTGACCTGCGCGCTTGCAGAGTCGCTTTCCGAGTTGATTATTGGAGAGAATCCCACGCGTACGGAGCATCTCTGGCAACGGATGTTCCGCGCACATCGCAATATCCGCAACGGCGGTTTGATGGTTCACACGATTTCTGCGATTGATATGGCGCTGTGGGATATCTGTGGGAAGCTGCACGGGGTTCCGGTGTATCGCCTGTTGGGCGGTCCGTGCAGGGACAAGATATGGATGTATCCAAGTCCAAAGGCGATCAAGACGGGACCGGGCGGTGCCCAGTATTTTGCGGGTACGCCTGCCGAGATTGAGGCAATTGTTCAGAAGATTAAAGATGCGAGGGAGAAGGTGGGACACGACGGTGCCGTGATGTTCGATGCACATAGCTGTTTGCCGCCACCTCTGGTCAGGCAGTTTGCGGGTTATTTGAAGTCCGATGATTTGCTGTTTTTGGAAGAGGCGTGGGTGCCGGGGAATATAGAGAATATGAAGAAGGTCCGCGAGATGGTGCCGGTGCCCCTTGCGACGGGTGAGCGGGATCGCACGATCTGGGAGGTGCGGGAGATTTTGGAGGCGCAGGTGATTGATGTGCTTCAGCCGGATTGTGGTCACGGCGGGGGTATTACCCAGATGAAGAAGGTGGCTGCGCTCGCCGAAGCGCATTTTGTTCCCATTGCACCGCATTGCACGATGTCCCATCTGGGTTTGACGGCGAGCCTGCATGTGGCGGCGTCGGTGCCGATGTTTTTGATTCACGAGGGGTACGCGGGTGTGCTTCCCGAAGATGTGGCGATTAAGACCTGGGAAATGGATGACGAAGGTTATGTATCGTTGCCCGAGGGACCCGGGCTGGGCGTTGAGGTCAATGAAGCGCGCGCAATCGAAGTGGGTAAGAGTCCAGCGCGTCCATTCGAGTGGCCGAATGCGAGGCTCCGGGATGGGGCGGTGTCAGATTATTGA
- a CDS encoding transposase: MYIHRDIDSFAEVYNHFIALHKRYYRRFGTYPSKFTMINHLAKLKRTTRFAHWRLLPSQALQNVIERIDFGYQKFFARDNKRPPTFRSRFRYQSYTLKQAGYKFLERNKVRIGKRIFRYHKSRKFDLDSIKTVTIKRDRAGDLWLCVVAKAEGIKSFMIKNGKTAGFDFGLQTYLTASDSTRTQSPLFFNRNSRKVKKANRNLSRKKKGSNNRHRARVNHARVHRRVANQRRDYHWQLAYQLCKEYDVMFFETLNIDAMKALWGRKISDLGFSNFLSILKYVAKKTGKVVKQIDKWLPSSKTCSACGTVKEDLELRERTFHCCECGLEMDRDLNAAINIHRWGRPPMAEVA; the protein is encoded by the coding sequence ATGTATATCCATAGGGATATAGATTCTTTTGCTGAGGTGTATAATCATTTCATTGCCTTGCACAAGCGATACTATCGGCGTTTTGGCACGTATCCGAGTAAATTCACAATGATTAACCATTTGGCAAAGCTGAAAAGAACAACACGCTTTGCACATTGGCGTTTGTTGCCGTCACAGGCATTGCAAAATGTGATTGAGCGCATAGACTTTGGCTATCAGAAATTCTTTGCCAGAGACAACAAGCGTCCGCCCACATTCAGGTCTCGCTTTCGGTATCAGTCCTATACGCTCAAGCAAGCAGGATACAAATTCCTCGAGCGTAACAAGGTGCGTATCGGCAAGCGTATATTTCGCTATCACAAAAGCAGAAAATTCGATTTAGATAGTATCAAAACGGTCACAATCAAACGTGACCGCGCAGGCGATTTGTGGCTATGTGTTGTTGCAAAGGCTGAGGGTATCAAGTCATTCATGATCAAGAACGGTAAAACCGCAGGTTTTGATTTTGGCTTGCAAACATATCTAACAGCCTCAGACAGCACAAGGACACAATCGCCATTGTTCTTCAATCGCAATTCGAGGAAAGTCAAAAAGGCTAATCGCAATCTTTCTCGCAAGAAGAAAGGTAGCAACAATCGTCACAGGGCAAGAGTAAATCATGCCAGAGTGCATCGGCGCGTTGCTAATCAGCGTAGAGACTATCACTGGCAACTTGCCTATCAACTGTGTAAAGAATATGACGTTATGTTCTTTGAGACTTTGAACATTGACGCCATGAAAGCGTTGTGGGGACGAAAGATTAGCGATTTGGGCTTCTCAAACTTCTTGTCCATACTCAAGTATGTGGCAAAAAAGACGGGCAAAGTTGTCAAACAAATCGACAAATGGCTGCCGTCGTCAAAGACATGCTCTGCTTGTGGCACAGTCAAAGAGGACCTCGAATTGCGAGAGAGAACATTCCATTGTTGCGAGTGTGGTCTTGAGATGGACAGAGACCTCAACGCGGCGATAAACATTCACAGGTGGGGGCGTCCACCTATGGCGGAGGTAGCGTAA